A window of Lepus europaeus isolate LE1 chromosome 11, mLepTim1.pri, whole genome shotgun sequence contains these coding sequences:
- the SORD gene encoding sorbitol dehydrogenase, whose product MAAAAKAENLALVVHGPGDLRLENYPIPEPGPNEVLLKMHSVGICGSDVHYWQHGRIGDFVVKKPMVLGHEAAGTVVKVGSSVTHLKPGDRVAIEPGAIRENDEYCKAGRYNLSPTIFFCATPPDDGNLCRFYKHNANFCYKLPDSITFEEGALIEPMSVGIHACRRGGVTLGNSVLVCGAGPVGLLTLLVAKAMGAGQVVVTDLSASRLSIAKEVGADFVLQISKESPKEVASKVEGLLGRKPDVTIECTGAEAAIQAGIYATRSGGTLVLVGLGSDMTTIPLVHAALREVDIKGVFRYCNTWPVAISMLASKSVNVKPLVTHRFPLEKALEAFETTKRGLGVKVMLKCDPDDQNP is encoded by the exons GAGAACTATCCTATCCCGGAGCCAGGCCCAAATG AGGTGCTGCTGAAGATGCATTCCGTGGGGATCTGCGGTTCAGACGTCCACTACTGGCAGCACGGCCGGATCGGGGATTTTGTCGTGAAGAAGCCCATGGTGCTGGGGCATGAAGCTGCAGGCACCGTCGTCAAAGTGGGATCCTCGGTGACACACCTCAAACCAG GTGATCGTGTTGCCATCGAGCCTGGCGCCATCCGAGAAAATGATGAATACTGCAAGGCCGGCCGCTACAACCTGTCGCCCACCATCTTCTTCTGTGCCACGCCCCCTGATGACGGGAACCTCTGCCGCTTCTACAAACACAATGCAAACTTCTGTTACAA GCTTCCTGACAGTATCACCTTTGAGGAAGGAGCCCTCATTGAGCCGATGTCTGTGGGGATCCATGCCTGCCGGCGAGGTGGCGTCACCCTGGGGAACAGCGTCCTTGTGTGCGGAGCCG GACCAGTCGGGCTGCTCACTTTGCTCGTGGCCAAGGCCATGGGAGCGGGTCAGGTAGTGGTGACTG ATCTGTCTGCCTCTCGGCTGTCCATAGCCAAGGAAGTCGGGGCCGATTTCGTCCTCCAGATCTCCAAGGAGAGCCCTAAGGAAGTGGCCAGCAAAGTGGAAGGGCTGCTGGGGCGCAAGCCAGACGTGACCATCGAGTGCACGGGGGCAGAGGCCGCCATCCAGGCGGGCATCTAT GCCACGCGCTCTGGTGGGACCCTGGTGCTTGTGGGGCTGGGCTCCGACATGACCACCATACCACTGGTGCACGCCGCCCTGCGGGAGGTGGATATCAAGGGCGTGTTTCGATACTGCAACAC gTGGCCAGTAGCAATTTCCATGCTTGCGTCCAAGTCTGTGAATGTAAAGCCCTTAGTCACTCATAGGTTTCCTCTGGAGAAAGCTCTTGAGGCCTTTGAAACAACCAAGCGAGGCCTGGGGGTGAAAGTCATGCTCAAGTGTGACCCGGATGACCAGAATCCCTGA